From Methanothrix sp., the proteins below share one genomic window:
- a CDS encoding metallophosphoesterase, whose protein sequence is MRILLISDTHLDRIPEGLLEILSGYEMILHAGDLVSMEVLRDLGSLCETHAVAGNSDHPDVRRALPERLKLDIEGLRVGIIHRPSHSPDSPGTALMAREMDVDLLVFGHFHKPIFERDGSRMMVCPGSPTSPRLSPPSVAELILEKGRASLRIVPVGKPMCGYLQFAETLYLGRSDESA, encoded by the coding sequence ATGAGGATACTCCTGATATCGGATACACATCTCGATCGCATCCCAGAGGGTCTCCTGGAGATCCTGTCGGGGTACGAGATGATACTGCATGCCGGCGATCTTGTCAGCATGGAGGTCTTGAGGGATCTTGGATCCCTCTGTGAGACGCATGCGGTTGCTGGAAACTCTGATCATCCGGATGTCAGGAGAGCCCTGCCCGAGCGCCTGAAGCTTGATATCGAGGGGCTGCGTGTAGGCATCATACACAGACCATCTCACTCACCCGATTCCCCCGGCACAGCCCTGATGGCGAGAGAGATGGATGTGGATCTGCTCGTCTTTGGCCACTTCCACAAACCGATCTTCGAGCGCGATGGGAGCCGGATGATGGTATGCCCCGGAAGTCCCACATCCCCCAGGCTCTCTCCGCCATCCGTCGCAGAGCTTATTCTTGAGAAAGGAAGGGCATCGCTCAGGATCGTGCCTGTGGGTAAGCCCATGTGCGGCTACCTCCAGTTTGCTGAGACGCTTTACCTGGGCAGATCGGATGAGTCGGCCTGA
- a CDS encoding NrpR regulatory domain-containing protein, with amino-acid sequence MRGRDQRKLLEILRVIAEAKRPVGARTISDMLSSRGYNLGERAVRYNLRILDELGFTRRYGYSGRIATSLGLKELRDALIHERIGFVNTLIEEYMLRTTFDFASGDLVANISLIDRNDLERALEIMEMVAESGYSGDLVRVHHKDDCAEIGTVCSITVDGLLLRAGIPVNTTFAGVLEIRNGELCRFSDLIAYAGTSIDPMRAFMARRIARVMDAVRSGSGKVLANVREVPVSALEDAMRVLDRARSIVGRIAVGAPGDDVLGCPVAPGRVGIAICAGVNAPVAVAECGIRIRTCPISTLIPCGEMSRIRFYKS; translated from the coding sequence ATGAGAGGGCGCGACCAGAGGAAGCTCCTGGAGATTCTGAGAGTCATAGCAGAGGCGAAGAGGCCGGTGGGCGCGAGGACCATCTCGGACATGCTCAGCAGCCGGGGGTATAACCTCGGCGAGAGGGCGGTGCGGTACAATCTCAGAATACTGGATGAGCTGGGATTCACAAGACGTTACGGCTACTCGGGTAGAATCGCAACCTCTCTCGGTCTCAAGGAGCTCAGGGACGCGCTGATACACGAGCGGATAGGCTTCGTGAACACACTGATAGAGGAGTACATGCTCCGCACCACATTCGATTTCGCGAGCGGCGACCTGGTGGCGAACATCAGCCTCATCGACAGGAACGATCTCGAGAGGGCGCTTGAAATAATGGAGATGGTCGCAGAGTCCGGGTACTCCGGGGATCTGGTGCGCGTGCATCACAAAGATGACTGCGCGGAGATCGGGACGGTGTGCAGCATCACCGTGGACGGGCTTCTCCTGAGAGCAGGGATACCTGTGAACACCACATTCGCAGGAGTCCTCGAGATCAGGAACGGGGAGCTCTGCAGGTTCTCGGATCTGATCGCGTACGCAGGCACATCCATAGACCCCATGAGAGCGTTCATGGCGAGGAGGATCGCCAGGGTGATGGACGCGGTGCGCTCCGGCTCCGGAAAGGTCCTGGCGAACGTGAGGGAGGTTCCGGTCAGCGCTCTGGAGGATGCGATGCGCGTGCTGGATCGCGCGCGCTCGATCGTCGGGAGGATCGCTGTGGGCGCGCCAGGCGATGATGTGCTTGGATGCCCTGTGGCGCCGGGTCGTGTGGGCATAGCGATATGCGCGGGCGTCAACGCTCCTGTGGCGGTCGCCGAGTGCGGTATACGCATCCGGACCTGCCCGATATCCACGCTCATCCCCTGCGGCGAGATGTCTCGGATAAGGTTTTATAAGAGCTGA
- a CDS encoding 30S ribosomal protein S6e has translation MAVIEVRKMAVRVVISDPNTGKAYQVELKDAGKLIGKKIGDAVEGDLLGLPGYAVTITGGSDRDGFPMRSDLPGMQRKRLLLAGGVGYRPRVKGQKRRKSVCGREISPNISQINVKITEYGAKPIEELLKA, from the coding sequence ATGGCGGTAATCGAGGTCAGAAAGATGGCTGTCAGAGTTGTGATATCAGATCCAAATACAGGAAAGGCATATCAGGTCGAGCTCAAGGACGCGGGCAAGCTCATCGGTAAGAAGATAGGGGACGCTGTTGAGGGCGATCTCCTTGGGCTGCCGGGATACGCTGTTACGATAACAGGCGGCAGCGATCGCGACGGCTTCCCGATGCGCAGCGATCTCCCGGGGATGCAGCGGAAGAGGCTTCTCCTCGCGGGCGGCGTCGGGTACAGGCCGCGCGTGAAGGGCCAGAAGAGGAGAAAGAGCGTCTGCGGGCGTGAGATCTCGCCGAACATAAGCCAGATCAACGTCAAGATAACAGAGTACGGCGCGAAGCCGATCGAGGAGCTGCTCAAAGCGTAA
- a CDS encoding NAD(P)/FAD-dependent oxidoreductase: MRITVVGAGPAGSTAAETAAGLGAEVILVERRMEIGSPVQCGGFIPEASELTDLLPDARLPETLVEIPERFILNRTKVQRLYAPSGRYAEFPVAGRCVDRRSFDRYLAHRAARAGARLIVGTEAEVRGQSVCLKGRREGVIDADVVIGADGPMSAVARAIGAIQRDEPGICLEYEMVDVDIDRDAAEMYFGERWAPGGYAWIIPLGDDIANVGVGVRRSYIRGEIDLPLILRRFVEEHPHAGRILRKGEIVAVMRGIVPSGGMPEIIQSGRFLLAGDAAGHVMATSGGGVPLAMVAGRIAGEVAAAHDLDAYTSRIERELGAPLRGSVMIRRIVDRAMRSDRSMDVVFSLLDPMMMKDIQRGRLPAPLERLRSMFTL; the protein is encoded by the coding sequence ATGAGGATAACAGTCGTCGGCGCTGGGCCCGCTGGATCCACAGCTGCAGAGACCGCGGCAGGGCTCGGCGCAGAGGTCATTCTTGTGGAGAGAAGAATGGAGATAGGCAGCCCTGTCCAGTGCGGTGGGTTCATACCTGAGGCCTCCGAGCTCACTGATCTGCTGCCTGATGCTCGTCTCCCAGAGACGCTCGTAGAGATCCCGGAGAGGTTCATCCTGAACAGGACAAAGGTCCAGCGGCTCTACGCGCCCTCCGGGAGATATGCGGAGTTCCCGGTCGCGGGAAGGTGCGTGGACCGGCGCAGCTTCGACAGATATCTTGCGCATCGCGCAGCTCGCGCTGGAGCACGCCTGATCGTCGGCACAGAGGCTGAGGTTCGCGGCCAGTCGGTATGCCTTAAGGGCAGGCGCGAGGGTGTCATCGATGCGGATGTGGTCATCGGCGCGGACGGCCCCATGTCCGCAGTGGCCAGGGCGATAGGCGCCATCCAGAGGGACGAGCCCGGGATATGCCTGGAGTACGAGATGGTTGATGTCGATATCGACAGGGACGCGGCAGAGATGTACTTCGGCGAGAGGTGGGCGCCCGGAGGCTACGCATGGATAATACCTCTGGGCGATGATATCGCGAATGTGGGTGTGGGAGTTAGGAGGTCCTACATCCGCGGGGAGATTGATCTCCCTCTTATTCTGAGGAGATTCGTGGAGGAGCATCCGCATGCCGGCAGAATTCTCAGAAAGGGCGAGATCGTCGCAGTTATGAGGGGGATCGTGCCCTCGGGCGGGATGCCTGAAATAATACAGAGCGGGAGGTTTCTGCTCGCAGGAGATGCCGCGGGCCATGTGATGGCGACCAGCGGTGGGGGGGTGCCCCTGGCGATGGTTGCAGGCAGGATAGCAGGGGAGGTCGCCGCAGCGCATGATCTGGATGCCTACACATCCAGGATCGAGAGGGAGCTGGGCGCCCCCCTCAGGGGCTCTGTGATGATAAGAAGAATCGTGGACAGGGCCATGAGGAGCGACAGGTCGATGGATGTGGTATTCTCCCTGCTGGATCCGATGATGATGAAGGACATCCAGCGCGGCCGCCTGCCCGCGCCTCTTGAAAGGCTCCGGTCGATGTTTACGCTTTGA
- a CDS encoding DUF1646 family protein, with protein MALQPTPVDIGLFAIVLIVLVGPFMVKKIEHNLEAFLFVMGVLAVTLSGLESKGVLEQIYINNPEAVEKIGWHMELVMEAIKEPIIKGIVPAVLVAGLLFHYGRTTAQRAMARILEVVPLKIIVFLMVVILGLSSSIITAIIASLLLVELVNCMPLDRQTKINVVIIACFSIGLGAVLTPVGEPLSTIAITKLQGPPYHAGFFFLFNRLAVYIIPGCLAMGLLAMFFTGKAAKEACAVAAEEAAGLRDVFVRALKVYIFVMALLLLGGGMKIVIDKYLLTIPPQILYWVNMVSAILDNATLTAAELSPSMEITQIQAVLMGLLISGGMLIPGNIPNIISAGKLNITSKEWARLGVPLGLILMVLYFVWIFYIPFHIEFHL; from the coding sequence ATGGCATTACAGCCGACGCCCGTTGATATCGGGCTATTTGCGATAGTTCTGATTGTGCTCGTTGGTCCGTTCATGGTGAAAAAGATAGAGCACAACCTGGAGGCGTTTCTTTTCGTTATGGGCGTGCTCGCAGTGACTCTCTCCGGACTTGAGAGCAAGGGGGTTCTTGAGCAGATATACATAAACAACCCTGAAGCGGTGGAGAAGATCGGGTGGCACATGGAGCTTGTGATGGAGGCCATAAAGGAGCCGATCATAAAGGGCATAGTGCCAGCTGTCCTGGTTGCAGGTCTGCTCTTCCACTATGGGAGAACAACAGCCCAGAGGGCCATGGCCAGAATCCTTGAGGTCGTTCCCCTGAAGATTATAGTCTTCCTTATGGTTGTGATTCTCGGCCTCTCATCGAGCATAATAACTGCGATCATAGCATCTCTTCTCCTGGTGGAGCTCGTCAACTGCATGCCCCTTGACAGGCAGACGAAGATCAACGTGGTGATCATCGCATGCTTCTCGATAGGCCTCGGCGCTGTTCTGACTCCAGTCGGAGAGCCGCTCTCGACTATAGCGATCACCAAGCTGCAGGGACCGCCCTATCACGCAGGATTCTTCTTCCTCTTCAACAGGCTGGCGGTGTACATAATTCCAGGATGCCTGGCAATGGGACTGCTCGCGATGTTCTTCACAGGAAAGGCTGCGAAGGAGGCGTGTGCTGTTGCGGCTGAAGAGGCTGCAGGCCTGAGAGACGTCTTCGTCAGGGCTCTGAAGGTCTACATCTTCGTCATGGCGCTGCTTCTCCTTGGCGGGGGAATGAAGATAGTGATCGACAAGTACCTGCTCACGATCCCGCCCCAGATCCTGTACTGGGTGAACATGGTATCTGCGATCCTCGACAACGCCACACTCACTGCAGCGGAGCTGAGCCCGTCGATGGAGATAACCCAGATCCAGGCTGTGCTGATGGGACTTCTCATATCAGGCGGCATGCTGATCCCCGGGAACATCCCGAACATCATATCAGCAGGCAAGCTCAATATCACCAGCAAGGAGTGGGCGAGGCTTGGCGTTCCGCTCGGCCTGATACTGATGGTTCTCTACTTCGTGTGGATATTCTACATACCCTTCCACATAGAGTTCCATCTGTAA
- the ilvD gene encoding dihydroxy-acid dehydratase — translation MRSDITKSGPERAPHRALLKAMGITDDEIKRPFIGVANSANEFIPGHIHLDRIAEAVKAGIRIAGGVPFEFQTIGVCDGIAMGHGGMRYSLPSRELIEDSIEIMAQAHQLDGLVLIPTCDKIVPGHLMAAGRLDLPTIVVTGGPMLPGFACDRELDLINVFEEWQKGGEAIPILEDLACPGAGSCAGLFTANSMACMTEALGLSLPGCATAHAVDARKMRIAKLSGMKIVELVKKGLTARKIVSRESFENAVRVDMAIGGSTNTALHLPAIAAEFGIDLELDVFDRLSRETPHLVNLRPGGPYHMLDLDRAGGIPAVMQRLSSRLDLSVLTVTGKTLGAVLAEFRPVNPLTNAEVIATLEKPVHPEGGIAILRGSLAPEGSVVKQTAVSKKMLVHRGPAVVYDSEEESMKGILSGEVRAGDVVIIRYEGPKGGPGMRETLAPTSAIAGAGLSESVALITDGRFSGGTRGPCIGHVSPEAAVGGPIALVENGDMISIDIPNRRLDLLVAEDVLERRRASWRPPEPRVRGGVLERYRRSVTSASKGGVLR, via the coding sequence ATGAGGAGCGATATCACCAAGTCAGGACCTGAGAGGGCGCCGCATCGCGCACTTCTCAAGGCGATGGGCATCACCGACGATGAGATCAAAAGACCGTTCATAGGCGTTGCGAACTCTGCGAATGAGTTCATCCCCGGACACATACATCTCGACAGGATCGCAGAGGCTGTGAAGGCAGGCATAAGGATCGCAGGAGGTGTGCCGTTCGAGTTCCAGACGATCGGCGTTTGCGACGGGATCGCGATGGGTCATGGCGGCATGCGGTACTCCCTCCCATCGAGGGAGCTCATCGAGGACTCGATAGAGATCATGGCCCAGGCGCACCAGCTGGACGGTCTCGTTCTGATACCGACATGCGACAAGATCGTCCCCGGGCATCTCATGGCAGCTGGGCGTCTTGATCTCCCGACCATAGTCGTGACGGGCGGCCCGATGCTTCCAGGATTCGCATGCGATCGTGAGCTCGATCTGATCAACGTCTTCGAGGAGTGGCAGAAGGGGGGCGAGGCGATACCGATCCTTGAGGACCTCGCATGCCCTGGCGCAGGCTCATGCGCAGGCCTCTTCACAGCGAACTCGATGGCGTGCATGACTGAAGCCCTTGGATTGAGCCTCCCGGGATGCGCGACAGCGCACGCTGTGGATGCCAGGAAGATGCGCATCGCCAAGCTCTCCGGCATGAAGATAGTGGAGCTCGTGAAGAAAGGCCTCACTGCGAGAAAGATCGTCTCGCGGGAGTCGTTCGAGAACGCAGTCAGGGTCGACATGGCCATCGGAGGTTCCACAAACACAGCGCTTCACCTTCCAGCAATAGCTGCTGAGTTTGGGATCGATCTGGAACTGGATGTCTTCGACAGGCTGAGCAGGGAGACGCCGCATCTGGTCAATCTCCGGCCTGGAGGACCCTATCACATGCTGGATCTGGATCGAGCAGGTGGCATACCTGCCGTGATGCAGCGTCTCTCATCCAGGCTGGACCTGAGCGTCCTCACTGTCACAGGAAAGACGCTCGGCGCAGTGCTCGCGGAGTTCAGACCCGTCAACCCACTGACGAACGCGGAGGTCATAGCAACCCTGGAAAAGCCTGTGCATCCTGAGGGCGGGATCGCGATACTCAGGGGAAGCCTGGCACCTGAGGGCTCTGTGGTCAAGCAGACCGCGGTCTCGAAGAAGATGCTAGTGCACAGGGGTCCTGCAGTCGTCTACGACTCCGAGGAGGAGTCGATGAAGGGTATACTGAGCGGAGAGGTCAGGGCCGGGGATGTCGTCATAATAAGATACGAGGGGCCGAAGGGAGGTCCCGGGATGAGGGAGACTCTGGCGCCGACGTCCGCGATTGCAGGCGCAGGCCTCAGCGAGTCCGTGGCGTTGATCACAGACGGCAGGTTCAGCGGCGGCACGCGCGGGCCGTGCATAGGCCACGTCTCCCCTGAGGCAGCAGTCGGCGGTCCGATAGCGCTCGTCGAGAACGGTGACATGATCTCCATAGACATACCGAACAGAAGGCTGGATCTGCTTGTTGCTGAGGATGTCCTGGAGAGAAGGCGTGCGTCATGGAGACCGCCTGAGCCGAGGGTGAGGGGTGGTGTCCTGGAGAGGTACAGAAGGTCTGTGACGTCTGCGAGCAAGGGCGGAGTTCTGAGATGA
- a CDS encoding sodium:solute symporter family protein, with protein MDPYHIFLLVLGAYISVLIVIGFVSSRRQGSVTEFWLASRELGASSLGFSAAASWLTASALLLSTGLFMLIGVSSIWVWVFPNIAALAIIALIAGRIKRIPAMTQPELLEIRYDPMVRAPVAVAITIMMILFSVVDFIGFKLVLGTFFGVEPLYAVLIMAVSVALYVSLGGFRAVVWTDRVQYIFLAGLAVVVAILSLKLSADRGASIIAESAALGGEWWNPFMMGGVLGALVFQLALLPGWIAEQDPWQRVWAARDERSARMGLLLGSMLLAIVYGACFLTAIALRAIYPLPEGEVEAEMLYLRFISENVPPAAVALLTIGFAAASMSCTDTFATSGASCIVRDIFQRFVKPDATMREMLVISRLLVVLMIFISAFIALNVESIMEAVIIATVIGTTSYFFPIVGGLYWKRATSWGALAAVIVGGVTQIVMIAYEKFIFGEPLDTISPLLTEHGVLVGLTLSASVFAIVSLLTPPTDDRRLAPFFSDVADRLFGGAMITVDRENSRYPMIMRMIEERDFGERAHLDLILRVNPLKADGAQIRGEMHWDRLIEDLRSRHPEWYTPTGSHIAYRLSQHDMLACVKLYRGDDMEIRLSAEPRLSSRERFRDEMYLAVEEIEESLLSMGYTTSLPA; from the coding sequence TTGGATCCATATCACATATTCCTCCTCGTCCTGGGTGCATATATTTCTGTCCTCATCGTAATAGGATTCGTCTCATCAAGGCGACAGGGCTCGGTGACGGAGTTCTGGCTTGCTAGCAGGGAGCTGGGGGCGTCCTCCCTCGGGTTCTCAGCTGCAGCATCATGGCTGACAGCAAGCGCTTTACTTCTTTCCACAGGGCTCTTCATGCTCATAGGCGTCAGCTCGATATGGGTGTGGGTATTTCCGAACATAGCTGCGCTGGCGATCATAGCGCTGATCGCAGGCAGGATCAAGCGCATACCTGCGATGACCCAGCCTGAGCTTCTGGAGATAAGATACGATCCAATGGTCAGAGCTCCGGTCGCGGTGGCGATAACGATAATGATGATTCTCTTCTCAGTGGTTGATTTCATCGGGTTCAAGCTCGTTCTGGGGACTTTCTTCGGGGTCGAGCCACTGTACGCGGTTCTGATCATGGCGGTGTCCGTGGCGCTCTACGTCAGCCTCGGTGGGTTCAGAGCGGTTGTCTGGACCGACAGGGTCCAGTACATCTTCCTGGCAGGGCTCGCGGTTGTTGTGGCGATTCTCTCCCTGAAGCTCTCGGCAGATCGGGGCGCATCCATCATCGCGGAGAGCGCTGCCCTCGGTGGGGAGTGGTGGAACCCGTTCATGATGGGGGGCGTGCTCGGCGCCCTTGTCTTCCAGCTCGCCCTGCTCCCCGGCTGGATCGCGGAGCAGGACCCGTGGCAGAGGGTCTGGGCCGCGCGCGATGAGAGAAGCGCGAGGATGGGCTTGCTCCTGGGGTCGATGCTTCTCGCGATCGTTTACGGCGCATGCTTCCTCACGGCGATAGCCCTGCGCGCGATCTACCCGCTCCCTGAGGGCGAGGTGGAGGCTGAGATGCTGTACCTCAGGTTCATCTCCGAGAACGTGCCACCTGCAGCAGTCGCGCTGCTCACAATAGGATTCGCTGCTGCGTCCATGTCGTGCACAGACACCTTTGCGACATCTGGCGCGTCCTGCATTGTCAGGGACATCTTCCAGAGGTTCGTCAAACCGGATGCCACGATGCGGGAGATGCTGGTGATCAGCAGGCTGCTTGTGGTCCTGATGATCTTCATCTCAGCATTCATCGCGCTGAATGTGGAGAGCATAATGGAGGCTGTGATAATAGCCACGGTGATAGGGACGACATCTTACTTCTTCCCGATCGTCGGCGGGCTTTACTGGAAGAGGGCCACATCCTGGGGCGCGCTTGCAGCTGTCATCGTCGGTGGCGTGACACAGATCGTGATGATCGCGTATGAGAAGTTCATTTTTGGGGAGCCACTCGACACGATCTCTCCACTCCTCACAGAGCACGGCGTGCTCGTCGGCCTGACTCTGAGCGCATCGGTATTCGCGATCGTCTCCCTTCTCACACCGCCCACCGACGACAGGAGGCTTGCGCCATTCTTCTCAGATGTCGCGGACAGGCTCTTCGGTGGAGCCATGATCACAGTTGACAGGGAGAACTCACGGTATCCCATGATAATGAGAATGATAGAGGAGAGGGACTTCGGCGAGAGGGCGCATCTCGATCTCATTCTCAGGGTTAACCCGCTGAAGGCGGATGGTGCCCAGATCAGGGGGGAGATGCACTGGGACAGGCTCATCGAGGACCTGAGATCCAGGCATCCTGAGTGGTACACCCCGACCGGTAGCCACATCGCTTACAGGCTCTCACAGCATGACATGCTCGCGTGCGTGAAGCTCTACAGGGGCGATGATATGGAGATACGGCTCTCAGCTGAACCCAGGCTCTCCTCCAGAGAGAGGTTCAGGGATGAGATGTACCTCGCGGTCGAGGAGATAGAGGAGTCGCTTCTGAGCATGGGTTACACGACCTCACTGCCCGCATGA
- the thpR gene encoding RNA 2',3'-cyclic phosphodiesterase — MRCFVAVDLPEEIKRGVPAIQQAIAMDGLKLVDPELVHITLKFLGEVPEGRVAEIREALARVRFSPFQARITGVGAFPGRSIRVIWLGATGSFEELARAVDTALEPFGFERDKKFSAHATLARVKDPSLSRLLSDRISGISDIDLGEFTVDRFVLKKSTLTPRGPIYEDIAEFRASP; from the coding sequence ATGAGATGCTTTGTCGCTGTCGATCTGCCGGAGGAGATTAAGAGAGGAGTGCCGGCGATACAGCAGGCGATCGCGATGGACGGGCTAAAGCTCGTCGATCCAGAGCTGGTGCACATAACCCTGAAGTTTCTGGGGGAGGTGCCGGAGGGCAGGGTCGCCGAGATCAGAGAGGCGCTGGCGCGCGTGAGGTTCTCGCCATTCCAGGCGCGCATCACGGGCGTCGGCGCGTTCCCCGGGAGATCCATCAGGGTAATCTGGCTGGGCGCCACAGGCTCTTTCGAGGAGCTGGCGCGTGCCGTGGACACCGCGCTCGAGCCCTTTGGATTTGAACGCGACAAGAAGTTCAGCGCGCACGCGACCCTGGCCAGGGTGAAGGATCCGTCGCTGAGCCGTCTTCTCTCTGACAGGATATCAGGCATATCTGATATCGATCTCGGCGAGTTCACTGTGGACAGGTTCGTTCTCAAGAAGAGCACTCTGACACCGAGGGGGCCGATCTACGAGGACATCGCAGAGTTCAGAGCTTCTCCGTGA
- a CDS encoding formate--phosphoribosylaminoimidazolecarboxamide ligase has translation MISKEEILEILNGYDLKNITIATVCSHSSLQIFHGAKQEGFRTLGICIGPPPRFYDAFPLAKPDAFLSLDSYKAMLDESDRLIDENAIIIPHGSMVEYLGIQNFEALPVPTFGNRRCLAWESDREMEREWLLRAGVNVPMRFESAELIDRPVIVKYHGAKGGKGFFIAKNKEEFQSKIQRGQKYTIQEFILGTRYYIHFFYSPIRERGYRLRRGTLDMLGIDRRVESNADEIFRIGSVNELEAAGIYPSFVVTGNLPLVLRESLLPKVFDLGERVVETSIELFGGMIGPFSLETIVTDDLDFKVFEISARIVAGTNLFISGSPYSDLIEKGLSTGRRIAQEIALARSMGALGEIIS, from the coding sequence ATGATTTCGAAAGAGGAGATTTTGGAGATACTGAACGGGTATGATCTGAAGAACATCACCATAGCCACGGTCTGCTCCCACAGCAGCCTCCAGATATTTCATGGCGCGAAACAGGAGGGCTTTCGGACACTCGGCATATGCATAGGGCCGCCTCCTAGGTTCTATGATGCATTCCCTCTTGCAAAGCCGGATGCGTTTCTATCGCTGGACAGCTATAAAGCCATGCTTGATGAGAGCGATCGCCTGATCGATGAGAACGCCATAATAATACCTCACGGCTCGATGGTCGAGTATCTCGGGATCCAGAACTTCGAGGCTCTGCCCGTCCCGACCTTCGGGAACCGAAGGTGTCTCGCCTGGGAGAGCGACCGCGAGATGGAGCGGGAGTGGCTTCTCAGGGCAGGTGTGAACGTCCCCATGAGGTTTGAGAGCGCCGAGCTGATAGACAGGCCTGTCATAGTCAAGTACCACGGCGCAAAGGGCGGAAAGGGGTTCTTCATAGCGAAGAACAAGGAGGAGTTCCAGTCGAAGATCCAGAGGGGACAGAAATACACAATACAGGAGTTCATCCTCGGAACGAGGTACTACATCCATTTCTTCTACTCCCCCATAAGGGAGAGGGGCTACCGTCTGCGGAGAGGCACACTCGACATGCTCGGGATCGACAGGCGTGTCGAATCAAACGCTGACGAGATATTCAGGATAGGATCCGTGAACGAGCTAGAGGCCGCAGGGATATACCCGAGCTTTGTCGTGACCGGGAACCTGCCGCTTGTTCTGAGAGAGTCGCTCCTCCCGAAGGTCTTCGACCTCGGCGAGAGGGTAGTCGAGACGTCGATAGAGCTGTTCGGCGGCATGATAGGTCCGTTCAGCCTCGAGACGATAGTGACCGATGATCTGGACTTCAAGGTCTTCGAGATATCTGCAAGGATCGTTGCAGGCACGAACCTCTTCATAAGCGGCTCCCCATACTCTGATCTGATTGAGAAAGGTCTCTCCACAGGGAGGAGGATCGCCCAGGAGATCGCGCTCGCAAGAAGCATGGGGGCGCTGGGAGAGATCATAAGCTGA
- a CDS encoding sugar phosphate isomerase: protein MSGLFEIFREATLLQCGFLEKLLRLDMSEVAAFSESLASFLSDTKRNKFVYGLAAGRSALSLYSFLQLLQNHFDNVFPCTLEDPVQRHFNPRKTNLGIAVSGSGETPSVNKYIEDVIGQGGEIKLITANRNGTAYRLVEDYENGTILVIEGRTKYSTDKERRSRLSPLGTEFELEVLAFLNALFKDIQARLDGHHDDRCPEYCSTIQDFRENGMLIADMDQEHLERWFGRLFPRSGRYVIGGVGRSGLVARAFEMRFTHLNKISYWERDFNTPSFQIGDVYIPITGGGNTYEALEGARNAFRNGADVMPITASRESNLMALVREKGRLDDAVFIPVKQEYESLFKGNRSTTSWLVSEFTKYRYPIFEINTSIFTNSVVAVGAEFLGIVEAGMRRLHV from the coding sequence ATGTCCGGCCTGTTCGAGATATTCCGGGAGGCAACGCTGCTCCAGTGCGGGTTCCTGGAGAAGCTGCTCCGCCTCGATATGTCTGAGGTTGCGGCCTTCTCAGAGTCGCTGGCGTCCTTCCTGAGCGATACCAAGAGAAACAAGTTCGTCTACGGGCTCGCTGCAGGCAGAAGCGCTCTATCGCTGTACAGCTTCCTCCAGCTCCTTCAGAACCATTTTGACAACGTATTTCCATGCACGCTGGAGGATCCCGTCCAGAGGCACTTCAATCCCAGAAAGACGAATCTGGGCATAGCGGTCTCGGGCTCGGGAGAGACTCCGTCCGTGAACAAATACATCGAGGATGTAATAGGGCAGGGGGGAGAGATCAAGCTTATAACAGCCAACAGAAATGGCACCGCGTACAGGCTTGTGGAGGATTACGAGAACGGCACCATACTCGTGATAGAGGGGAGGACGAAGTACAGCACCGACAAGGAGAGGCGCTCCCGGCTGTCGCCACTTGGCACCGAGTTCGAGCTCGAGGTCCTAGCATTCCTCAACGCCCTCTTCAAGGACATCCAGGCGAGGCTGGATGGTCACCATGATGACCGATGTCCTGAGTACTGCTCCACAATACAGGACTTCAGGGAGAACGGTATGCTCATAGCCGATATGGATCAGGAGCATCTTGAGAGATGGTTCGGCAGGCTCTTTCCGAGATCGGGACGTTATGTCATAGGAGGGGTTGGCAGATCCGGGCTCGTCGCAAGGGCGTTCGAGATGCGATTCACGCATCTGAACAAGATAAGCTACTGGGAGCGGGACTTCAACACGCCAAGCTTCCAGATAGGTGATGTGTACATACCGATAACAGGCGGTGGCAACACCTACGAGGCGCTTGAGGGCGCGAGGAACGCATTCAGGAACGGAGCGGACGTGATGCCGATCACAGCCAGCAGGGAGTCGAACCTGATGGCGCTTGTGAGGGAGAAGGGCAGGCTCGATGATGCTGTTTTCATACCGGTTAAGCAGGAATACGAGAGCCTCTTCAAGGGCAACAGAAGCACAACAAGCTGGCTGGTTTCTGAGTTCACGAAGTACAGATACCCGATATTCGAGATAAACACATCCATATTCACAAACAGCGTTGTCGCAGTGGGCGCCGAGTTCCTGGGTATCGTCGAGGCCGGGATGCGCAGGCTTCATGTTTAG